Proteins encoded in a region of the Roseateles sp. SL47 genome:
- a CDS encoding M14 family metallopeptidase, producing the protein MSTSHFYPVGTPGVPWGEQERLQWRERQLRSRSYETDVVSRVERLAGALEVVRYGQLSYGPDHYSLLALKSRDWNPALPVALVTGGVHGYETSGVMGALRFAEEQAPAYAGRMNVLVAPCVSPWAYERICRWNYHAIDPNRNFGVHRHAEESSALIELLTPHLGQFLLHIDLHETTNSDITEFRPALASRDGKALEPETVPDGFYLVGDSATTRLDFQIAIVEAVAKVTHIAPPDDEGKIIGFPLSAPGVIEFPVRSAGLCAGVTGARFTTTTEVYPDSPRTHAKECEEAQLAAVRAAFDFALEHAASP; encoded by the coding sequence ATGAGCACATCGCACTTCTATCCCGTCGGCACACCCGGGGTTCCGTGGGGCGAGCAGGAACGTCTGCAGTGGCGCGAACGGCAGCTGCGCAGCCGCAGCTATGAGACCGATGTGGTGAGCCGGGTCGAGCGGCTGGCCGGCGCGCTGGAGGTGGTGCGTTATGGTCAGCTCAGCTATGGGCCGGACCACTACTCCCTGCTGGCGTTGAAGAGCCGCGACTGGAACCCGGCGCTGCCGGTGGCCCTGGTGACGGGCGGTGTGCACGGGTATGAGACCAGCGGCGTGATGGGGGCACTTCGGTTTGCCGAGGAACAGGCACCCGCCTACGCAGGCCGCATGAATGTGCTGGTGGCGCCTTGCGTGAGCCCGTGGGCCTATGAACGGATCTGCCGCTGGAACTACCACGCCATCGACCCCAACCGGAACTTCGGCGTGCACCGGCATGCGGAAGAATCGTCCGCCCTGATTGAGCTGCTGACGCCGCACCTCGGCCAGTTCCTGCTGCACATCGACCTGCACGAAACCACCAACAGCGACATCACCGAATTCCGTCCAGCTTTGGCCTCGCGTGATGGCAAGGCCTTGGAACCGGAGACGGTGCCGGATGGTTTTTATCTGGTGGGCGACAGCGCGACCACCCGGCTGGACTTCCAGATCGCCATTGTGGAAGCGGTGGCGAAGGTGACCCACATTGCACCGCCGGATGACGAGGGAAAGATCATCGGATTCCCGCTCAGCGCCCCTGGCGTGATCGAATTTCCGGTGCGGTCCGCGGGCCTCTGCGCAGGCGTGACCGGCGCGCGATTCACCACCACCACCGAGGTCTACCCGGACAGCCCGCGCACCCATGCGAAGGAGTGCGAAGAGGCACAACTGGCCGCCGTGCGCGCCGCGTTTGATTTTGCGCTGGAGCATGCCGCGTCCCCTTGA
- a CDS encoding sensor histidine kinase: MLLPLLPVLQLLAAWMLLAPLSASAQITPPALVDFKHDAWSIERGAPSRINSITQTRDGFLWIGSVEGLFRFDGVSFDPIRLESDNAPRLVVSSLLAARNGDLWVGLGRSRGVALWRDGRLIDTQMPNPSREVNDLQEDADGGIWVARGGRSTGTLARFHQGAWQELGPDTGLPAQPIWHLHFARDGTFWVVLSNTLAYRKPGEVRFHLAEAGISPRASLSEDAQGQIWLSDERGIRALQRPDSPDTAFKYPNPVGGSRVLFDRQGDLWTTTWNSGVLRIRSPGRKPSAQWPAERRIAALQATAGLTSDQTRALFQDREGNVWVGTELGLDLLRPASVIVEPDLPSNSPTSYRMAVTHDGVVHVADAHALYEIAPGKSPRPLVTLESPAEALCAAGERGMWLFLADRVLKVEPSGITRLPKPAPGGAYGCAEDTEGRLWMPGLDQGLHVWQHGHWQRWPEPTPSPSLPANAAQDQEGRVVVLFRGPPPPGEPPFIALSVGRSAVGGIEGLLPTSAGLLISGSQGLALAQDAAAPILSASTHPWAASLNGITQTPDGETWAIGDAGIVRMRSADLAAALKRPTVGQATVKQPNPLPVRVFDFKDGLNSFVQKAPGAQVVTGGDGRVWFLTRRNVVRVTPSTLKPNPLPPPVLVRSFQVGDQTYPADAPVTVPAGTTTVRVAFTALSFPVPSRVLFRHRLMGSDDETWSEPSPQRGIVLSDLRPGHYRFEVRASNNDGLWNEQAAAVNLTIPTTLTQSLAFKTGLAVLVALVLYFLYLLRMRHILTRMRERSEDRSRERERIARDIHDTLLQSVQGLILRFHAVAGRLQGDPPTQQSLNQALDRAEAVLVEGRDRLQGLRRASGSDLEHELRRLVEEQPFGASTRVTVSSSGPRRRLRPNVFDEVLCIAGEALFNAAKHAKASEVTVHIDYGSQALEVDVHDNGIGLAQDRHLQPGHFGMVGMQERAARVGALLRINGQGDPGTHVSLRIKARIAYARDSG; the protein is encoded by the coding sequence GTGTTGCTGCCACTCCTGCCAGTCCTGCAACTTCTGGCCGCCTGGATGCTGCTGGCGCCGCTGTCTGCATCGGCTCAGATCACACCTCCCGCGCTGGTCGACTTCAAACACGACGCCTGGTCCATCGAGCGCGGTGCGCCCAGCCGCATCAATTCCATCACCCAGACGCGCGACGGATTTCTGTGGATTGGTAGTGTCGAAGGCCTGTTCCGCTTTGACGGCGTCAGCTTCGACCCCATTCGGCTGGAGAGTGACAACGCCCCCCGGCTGGTCGTCTCCAGCCTGCTGGCCGCCCGCAACGGCGACCTCTGGGTAGGACTGGGCCGCAGCCGGGGAGTGGCACTCTGGCGCGATGGCCGGCTGATCGACACGCAGATGCCGAATCCGTCCCGCGAAGTGAACGACCTTCAGGAAGATGCCGACGGCGGCATTTGGGTCGCTCGTGGCGGACGCAGCACCGGCACGCTGGCGCGCTTCCATCAGGGGGCATGGCAAGAGTTGGGGCCGGACACCGGCCTGCCTGCACAGCCCATCTGGCACCTGCACTTCGCGCGGGACGGCACTTTCTGGGTGGTGCTCTCCAACACCCTGGCTTATCGCAAACCCGGTGAAGTGCGGTTTCATCTGGCAGAGGCGGGCATCTCGCCGCGCGCGAGTCTGTCAGAGGATGCGCAAGGCCAGATCTGGCTGTCGGACGAGCGCGGCATCCGTGCCCTGCAGCGCCCGGACAGCCCCGATACGGCCTTCAAATATCCGAACCCGGTGGGCGGTTCTCGTGTGCTGTTTGACCGTCAAGGCGACCTGTGGACCACCACCTGGAACAGTGGTGTGCTGCGCATCCGGTCACCGGGCCGCAAGCCCTCGGCGCAATGGCCCGCCGAGCGGCGCATCGCCGCCCTGCAGGCCACGGCGGGGCTGACGTCGGACCAGACTCGCGCCCTCTTCCAGGACCGGGAAGGCAATGTCTGGGTGGGCACCGAACTGGGCCTGGACCTGCTGCGGCCGGCCAGCGTCATCGTCGAACCGGACCTCCCGAGCAACTCGCCAACCAGTTACCGCATGGCCGTGACTCATGACGGTGTGGTGCACGTGGCGGATGCCCATGCGCTGTATGAAATTGCACCCGGCAAGTCGCCCCGCCCGCTTGTCACCCTCGAGTCACCTGCAGAAGCGCTCTGTGCCGCCGGGGAGCGCGGCATGTGGCTGTTCCTGGCGGATCGGGTCCTGAAGGTCGAGCCGTCCGGCATCACCCGCTTGCCCAAGCCCGCGCCCGGCGGCGCCTATGGCTGCGCCGAAGACACCGAGGGCCGCCTGTGGATGCCGGGCCTCGACCAGGGTCTTCACGTCTGGCAGCACGGCCACTGGCAACGGTGGCCGGAGCCGACGCCCTCCCCCTCACTGCCCGCGAATGCAGCGCAGGACCAGGAAGGCCGCGTGGTGGTGCTGTTCCGGGGCCCCCCGCCGCCCGGCGAGCCCCCCTTCATCGCGCTGTCTGTCGGCCGGTCGGCCGTCGGCGGCATCGAAGGGCTGCTGCCGACGAGCGCCGGGCTGTTGATCAGTGGCAGCCAGGGCCTGGCCCTGGCTCAGGACGCCGCGGCCCCGATCTTGAGCGCCAGCACCCACCCCTGGGCGGCCTCGCTCAACGGCATCACTCAGACCCCGGATGGCGAAACCTGGGCCATCGGGGATGCCGGCATCGTGCGCATGCGCTCCGCCGACCTGGCTGCGGCTCTCAAGCGGCCCACTGTCGGGCAGGCGACTGTCAAGCAGCCGAACCCACTGCCGGTGCGGGTGTTTGATTTCAAGGATGGGTTGAACAGTTTTGTCCAGAAGGCGCCTGGCGCGCAGGTGGTGACGGGGGGCGACGGACGCGTGTGGTTCCTGACCCGGCGCAATGTGGTGCGAGTGACCCCCTCCACACTCAAGCCCAATCCGCTGCCCCCACCGGTGCTGGTACGTTCGTTTCAAGTGGGTGACCAGACCTATCCGGCTGACGCGCCGGTCACCGTGCCAGCCGGAACCACCACCGTGCGAGTCGCGTTCACCGCACTCAGCTTTCCGGTGCCGAGCCGGGTTCTGTTCCGTCACCGTCTGATGGGGTCCGACGACGAAACGTGGAGCGAACCGAGCCCGCAACGCGGCATCGTGTTGTCGGACCTCCGCCCGGGTCACTATCGCTTCGAAGTCAGGGCCAGCAACAACGACGGCCTGTGGAACGAACAGGCCGCTGCGGTGAATCTGACCATCCCGACCACCTTGACCCAGTCGCTGGCCTTCAAGACGGGCCTGGCCGTGCTGGTGGCGCTGGTGCTGTACTTTCTCTACCTGCTGCGCATGCGGCACATCCTCACCCGCATGCGGGAACGCAGCGAGGACCGCAGCCGCGAGCGGGAGCGCATTGCCCGGGACATCCACGACACCCTGCTGCAGAGTGTCCAGGGGCTGATCCTGCGCTTCCATGCGGTGGCGGGACGATTGCAGGGCGACCCGCCAACGCAGCAATCGCTGAACCAGGCACTGGACCGTGCCGAAGCCGTGCTTGTGGAGGGGCGCGACCGGCTGCAGGGCTTGCGACGAGCCAGCGGCAGTGATCTGGAACATGAGCTGCGGCGGCTGGTCGAGGAACAGCCCTTCGGCGCCAGCACCCGCGTCACCGTCTCCAGCTCCGGGCCGCGCAGGCGGCTGCGACCCAATGTGTTTGACGAGGTGCTGTGCATCGCTGGCGAGGCACTGTTCAATGCCGCCAAGCATGCCAAGGCCAGTGAGGTGACGGTCCATATCGACTATGGCAGCCAGGCGCTGGAAGTGGACGTGCATGACAACGGCATTGGCCTTGCGCAGGACCGGCACCTGCAGCCCGGCCACTTTGGCATGGTAGGCATGCAAGAACGTGCGGCCCGCGTGGGCGCCCTGCTCCGCATCAATGGCCAGGGGGATCCGGGGACGCATGTGTCGCTGCGGATCAAGGCGCGGATTGCGTACGCTCGTGATAGCGGTTGA
- the rpoH gene encoding RNA polymerase sigma factor RpoH, translating to MSNSLALKTSNPWSLVPSLGNLDAYISAVNRLPMLTAEEEQDYAQRLKTKGDVEAAGRLVLSHLRLVVSISRQYLGYGLPQGDLIQEGNVGLMKAVKRFDPDQGVRLVSYAMHWIKAEIHEYILKNWRLVKVATTKAQRKLFFNLRSMKHSLKESAEDQQRSSLTEREIDLVAKELNVKREEVLEMETRLAGGDIALEPQGDDDGESFAPIAYLADESQEPTRVLEARSRDSMASDGLQKALEVLDPRSRRIVEERWLKVNDDSSGGMTLHELAAEYNVSAERIRQIEVAAMKKMRKAMAGDTAPATKPAAKKLSKAEVAEVA from the coding sequence ATGTCCAACAGCCTTGCATTGAAGACCAGCAATCCTTGGTCCCTGGTGCCGTCGCTGGGCAACCTGGATGCATACATCTCCGCGGTCAACCGTCTCCCGATGCTGACCGCAGAGGAAGAGCAGGATTACGCCCAACGCCTGAAAACCAAGGGCGATGTGGAAGCCGCCGGCCGCCTGGTGCTGTCGCACCTGCGTCTGGTGGTGTCGATTTCTCGCCAGTACCTGGGCTACGGGCTGCCGCAAGGCGACCTGATCCAGGAAGGCAACGTCGGCCTGATGAAGGCGGTGAAGCGTTTTGATCCGGACCAGGGCGTCCGTCTGGTCAGCTACGCCATGCACTGGATCAAGGCCGAGATTCACGAGTACATCCTCAAGAACTGGCGCCTGGTGAAGGTGGCCACGACCAAGGCTCAGCGCAAGCTGTTCTTCAATCTGCGCTCGATGAAGCACAGCCTGAAGGAAAGCGCGGAAGACCAGCAGCGTTCATCCCTCACCGAGCGTGAGATCGACCTGGTGGCCAAAGAGCTGAACGTCAAGCGCGAGGAAGTGCTGGAGATGGAAACCCGTCTCGCCGGGGGTGACATCGCGCTGGAGCCGCAAGGCGACGATGACGGCGAAAGCTTTGCCCCCATCGCCTATCTGGCTGATGAATCGCAGGAACCGACCCGCGTGCTGGAAGCCCGGTCCCGCGACTCGATGGCCAGCGATGGCCTGCAGAAGGCGCTGGAGGTGCTGGACCCGCGCAGCCGTCGCATCGTGGAAGAGCGCTGGCTGAAGGTGAACGACGACAGCTCGGGTGGCATGACGCTGCATGAGCTGGCGGCGGAGTACAACGTGTCGGCCGAGCGTATTCGCCAGATCGAGGTCGCGGCTATGAAGAAGATGCGCAAGGCCATGGCCGGCGACACCGCACCGGCCACCAAGCCGGCGGCCAAGAAGCTGTCCAAGGCTGAGGTCGCCGAGGTGGCCTGA
- a CDS encoding CHASE domain-containing protein, translating into MTTPPPPHRRWQVLLGLNLAIGAVYAALGMAALSIVAPDSAAPVYPAAGLAVAAVLRWGRRVLPGLVAGSLAVHLLLPDTLSQSALLASAVIAAGAALQAYAGAWLAQRWVGPVPRLTEPREVLRFYAAVAGLACVIGPTVGVLVLSWAGPLGRAAALSHWLGWWLGDAIGVMLTTPVALSLFGLPRTHWAPRRLSVSLPMLLACALLVAASDYVSQNEEERRRHAFDLEAEAALDALGESLRRPLTALDANHSLLTVAPHISRQAFERAHAERTPGSESVYALGWLALVPPAQLEAFERAARADGYPDFHVHERHRPGDLPLDPTADQRVIRLIVPFARNQTALGVNVRSVPQAKAAQDRAIATGLPSAAEAFALSQDVGTRAIGVVVYQAVYADADRMPTQPAALRGLAFATIRPEALLHESMPAQATDLDFCLLDHTPGTRQMLLAGDERCKALPASMPTRTRVLDFAGRDWQMVVYAPGGLPVLSGHFALPFALAGLACTGLLGLLLLVVTGRAARVAELVEERTQRLRESEERFRSIVEHAPIGVVFTDLNGRPQTVNPYFCQLVGYSEEELRHRSIMKITHPEDRAEDGRLGLALIGGEIERYSRIKRYVSAQGRMITVRVWVSLLRDSQGEPYRMVGVVEDIGEQLRLEELERLHETAKAAHRAKNEFLSRMSHELRTPLNAMLGFSQLLEADRDPAISARQRGWVQHIQQSGWHLLEMINDALDMSRLEADDIRVDLSAQALRPILSDSLAMVETQRQRRRVEVMLEVEDDLPGVMTDATRLRQILTNLLSNAIKYNQEGGKVWLRANRTASGTVALSVTDTGAGLTETQRAQLFQPFNRLGRELGGIEGTGLGLVITKRLVERLGGQLEVTSAPGAGSSFRFELAAAALPREDDVKEPSPGRHEA; encoded by the coding sequence ATGACGACCCCGCCCCCACCCCACAGGCGCTGGCAGGTGCTGTTGGGCCTGAACCTTGCCATCGGCGCGGTGTATGCCGCCCTGGGCATGGCGGCACTGTCCATCGTGGCGCCGGACAGTGCCGCGCCGGTCTATCCGGCGGCCGGGCTGGCCGTGGCGGCGGTGCTGCGATGGGGGCGTCGCGTCCTGCCCGGCCTTGTGGCCGGCTCGCTGGCGGTCCATCTGCTGCTGCCAGACACCCTCAGCCAGAGCGCGCTGCTTGCATCCGCAGTGATTGCCGCTGGCGCCGCGCTTCAGGCCTATGCCGGCGCCTGGCTGGCACAACGCTGGGTAGGGCCGGTGCCCCGTCTGACGGAACCCCGGGAGGTGCTGCGCTTTTATGCCGCCGTGGCCGGGCTCGCCTGTGTCATCGGGCCGACAGTGGGGGTGCTGGTGCTGTCCTGGGCCGGGCCGCTGGGGCGAGCTGCGGCCCTGTCTCACTGGCTGGGCTGGTGGCTGGGTGATGCCATCGGGGTGATGCTGACCACACCCGTGGCGCTGAGCCTGTTTGGCCTGCCACGCACGCACTGGGCGCCGCGCCGATTGAGCGTGTCGCTGCCCATGCTGTTGGCCTGTGCCCTGCTGGTGGCCGCCAGTGATTACGTGTCGCAGAATGAAGAGGAGCGCCGACGGCATGCCTTTGATCTGGAGGCCGAGGCGGCCCTGGATGCGCTGGGCGAATCCCTGCGACGCCCATTGACCGCGCTGGATGCCAATCACAGCCTGCTGACGGTGGCGCCACACATCAGCCGACAGGCTTTTGAACGCGCCCATGCGGAGCGCACGCCCGGCAGCGAGAGTGTCTATGCCCTGGGCTGGCTGGCCCTGGTGCCGCCCGCGCAGCTGGAAGCCTTTGAACGTGCCGCCCGGGCCGACGGATACCCAGACTTCCACGTACACGAGCGTCATCGCCCGGGAGACCTTCCCCTCGACCCCACGGCGGATCAACGGGTCATCCGCCTGATCGTGCCCTTTGCCCGCAACCAGACGGCCTTGGGGGTCAACGTACGCAGCGTGCCGCAGGCCAAGGCCGCCCAGGATCGGGCCATTGCCACCGGGCTGCCCTCGGCGGCCGAGGCTTTTGCGCTGTCTCAGGACGTGGGCACCCGTGCCATCGGTGTGGTGGTGTACCAGGCGGTGTATGCGGACGCCGACCGCATGCCGACTCAACCGGCCGCACTGCGCGGGCTCGCGTTTGCCACCATCCGGCCGGAAGCCCTGTTGCATGAATCCATGCCCGCCCAGGCCACGGATCTGGATTTCTGCCTGCTGGACCACACCCCGGGCACTCGCCAAATGCTGCTGGCCGGGGACGAACGATGCAAGGCGCTTCCCGCCAGCATGCCCACCCGCACGAGGGTCCTGGACTTCGCTGGCCGGGATTGGCAGATGGTGGTGTATGCCCCCGGCGGGCTCCCGGTGCTGTCCGGCCACTTCGCCCTACCGTTTGCGCTGGCGGGCCTCGCCTGCACTGGGCTGCTGGGGCTGCTGCTGCTGGTGGTGACCGGGCGTGCCGCCCGCGTGGCGGAGTTGGTGGAAGAACGCACCCAGCGGCTGCGTGAGAGCGAGGAGCGCTTTCGCAGCATCGTCGAACATGCGCCGATAGGGGTGGTGTTCACCGACCTCAACGGGCGGCCCCAGACGGTGAATCCCTATTTCTGCCAATTGGTGGGCTACAGCGAAGAGGAACTTCGCCATCGCTCGATCATGAAGATCACGCACCCGGAGGACCGGGCCGAAGACGGCCGGCTGGGCCTCGCACTCATCGGCGGCGAGATCGAGCGTTACAGCCGGATCAAGCGCTATGTCAGCGCCCAGGGACGGATGATCACCGTCCGCGTCTGGGTGTCGCTGCTCAGGGACTCGCAGGGAGAGCCCTACCGGATGGTCGGGGTGGTGGAGGACATCGGAGAGCAGTTGCGGCTGGAAGAACTGGAGCGCCTGCATGAAACCGCCAAGGCGGCCCATCGGGCCAAGAATGAATTCCTGTCCCGCATGAGCCACGAGTTGCGCACACCGCTGAACGCGATGCTGGGCTTCTCCCAGTTGCTGGAGGCGGACCGCGATCCGGCCATCAGCGCCCGGCAGCGTGGCTGGGTGCAGCACATCCAGCAGTCCGGCTGGCATCTGCTGGAGATGATCAACGACGCGCTGGACATGTCCCGGCTGGAAGCCGACGACATCCGCGTCGACCTGTCCGCCCAGGCCCTGCGCCCGATCCTGTCGGACAGCCTGGCCATGGTGGAGACACAGCGCCAGCGGCGCCGGGTGGAGGTGATGCTGGAGGTCGAGGACGATCTGCCCGGGGTGATGACGGACGCCACACGGCTGCGGCAGATCCTGACCAATCTGCTCAGCAACGCCATCAAATACAACCAGGAAGGCGGAAAGGTCTGGCTGCGCGCCAACCGGACCGCCTCCGGCACGGTGGCGTTGAGCGTGACCGATACCGGGGCGGGTCTGACGGAGACTCAGCGAGCCCAGTTGTTCCAGCCATTCAACCGCTTGGGACGCGAACTGGGGGGGATTGAGGGGACGGGGCTGGGGTTGGTGATCACCAAGCGGCTGGTGGAACGCCTGGGAGGCCAACTGGAGGTGACCAGCGCCCCAGGGGCCGGGTCCAGCTTCCGGTTTGAACTGGCGGCGGCGGCGTTGCCAAGGGAGGATGACGTCAAAGAACCGTCACCCGGCAGGCATGAAGCTTGA